The genomic region gtagccctcctatatacaaatgaaaaaggggctgagaaggaaatcagagaaacatcaccctttacaatagccacaaatactataaaatactttaaggtaattctaactaagcaagtgaaaggcctctatgataagaactttaagtctctgaagaaagaaagaaattatcaaaaaatggaaagatctcctatgttcatggataggtagaataaacatagtaaaaatgacaatcttaccaaaagcaataaaCAGATTCAGTGcactccccatcaaaatcccaacacaattcttcacagtcttggaaagaacaatacttaactttatatggaaaaacaaaaacctaggatagctaaaagaatcctgtataataaagcaacctctgtaggtatcacaatccctgactgCCACAGATAGCCCATAGGGTGTACCACAATGGTAGGGGGACCAGGGCATGGGTAGTCAGGATGGCAAATCaaaactctgagatactatcctaaacctgtcagaatggctaagataagaacactgaagacagtttatgttggagaggatgtgcagCAAGGAGTACAGTCCTCCAcaattggtgggaatgcaaacttgtacagccactctggaaatcagtgtggtgctttctcagaaaattgggaataagtcttcctcaatacccagttataccactcatGGGATTATACCGAAGGAACACTCAaccttaccacaaggacacatgctcaactatgttcatatcagcactattcataatagaaagaacctggaaacaacctagatgctccacaactgaagaatggataaagaaattatgGAATATATAcccaatggagtactactcagcagtaaaaaaaaatgatattgtgAAACTTGTAGTCAAATGGGtagaaccagaaaatatcatcttgagtgtgGTACcccagacacagaaggacaaacatagtatgtactcactcataagtggatactaaatgtgagggaagggatggccagactgcaacccacaactgcAGAGGGGCTAGCTTACatggaaagaccctaggagggacacatggatgaccctgtgaaggagaagtggatgagatctacatgagtagactgggtggggggtggcagaagGCGAGGAATGGGgaagagaacatagggaaatgggagggtcaagctggaaaaGGGACAgtgtgggagggcaggaggaagataccatgatagatgtggcatggtgctggggaagctctCAGGAGTCCACAAGGTTTACCctaccttggtctgctggcagtggtccagatggtgcctggactgatctactctggtgactagcctagcaaataacctagctgttatTATAGAGCCTTTGTACAGTgattgatggaggcagatacagagatccacggccaggaccaggctgagctccgggaatccaattcatgagagagaggagagacactgccggcaagagacatcaagatcatgatgggaggacatgaaGATATGacaggccacactagtggaagcccatgaactgtggactggtggctgtggagcccccatgggactggactagaccctctggaaacagaagacagttgtttagcggcacccaggcagggggatcagaatttgtccctggtctatgggtgggcttctggaatctggtgcctttggtgtgacaccttgcacagccttggtgcagtgggaaggaacCAGAACCTGCCTagtctcagtgtgctgggctctgatgactccccatgggagacctagATTTGGAGGATGCAGGGTTGCTTttgaaagagggctgggggatgggaggaggcaggaggtgggatctctggatagtatgtggagtgagtagaaaatttcttaataaagaaaaacggGAAAAAAATCCCTGTGACTGGGAGCAGCATTAATGACCCATATGGAATACCTCtgttcaaagttttaaaattatacttcctATTAACTTGTAAGATGGTGGGATTTCATGAAGCTTCTTCATACAGTCATACTGTTGGTTAACCCTCCCacacctcctcctttcttccttcccatccccaGTTGAAAATTTAGCATGTAGTATTCAATGACCCATATTTTAAAACACTGCTCTTCTACTATCTTGGAATTGTATTTTTTACTTGTGTTCCAAAATGATAGGTTCCCATGTAGCTTCTCATGGACATCTCATTTGGGTTCACCTTACAGCAGtcccctctcttctccatccATGCACCACATATTTGAATATTCTGTCCAGTCTCTAATTTCCTATCACCTACATTATACTATTCATCCTCTCTTCCTGCATCTCCCCACTAAAGGTATATTTCTTCTGCCTTACTGGCTTCTACATGTAGTCCTACTTGTATACAAAAAACAACAAGTTTGAAGTAGGAAGCTCATTCTGATTACCCAATTGTCAGTTGATGAACATCTAAGTTGATTCTGTATCCTAAATACTATCATTAAGGCAGCGTTGATCATTATGGGAAAGTTCTCATTTTAAGATGGCAATTCCATGGAGTTTAGCCTAGGAATGTTTACTCTATATCTATTTTCTCTGAGATTAAACACTTTCATTTTGTAGGATGATCCTTAAAGACAGGCTATTAAATTTACATAAAGAATTGGGATACCCCAAGGCAGTAGTTTTCAATCTTCCTACTTTTGTGTCACTTTGAAAATGTTCCTCTAGTTGTAGTGTCCCTGAACTGTAAAATTATTCTTGGTACACTAtttaactgtaactttgctactgatatgaatcataatgtaaatatctgatatgcagggtatctgatatgtgatcccaaAGGGGTTCTGACACTAGAGTTGACTGCCATTTTTGTGAGGGAAGGTAAAATACCTCATTATACAGAGAATCTCCAGAAACACATAGACAACTTAATAGCTCCAGGAAGTCACAGAAACTGGACAGATTCATCAGTGCCCTCCTGCCTCAAGCATAACAAGTCAGCAAGGACTACTGAAACTGTCAGACAAGTTGAGATGCACAGAAGATGCTCAGACAAGGCATGGAACAGACACTATGCAAGTTGCCTGGACCAGACAAGAGAAGACAAGCTGCGTGGAAGAGGCAGTGAGTGGCTTGAGAGACACTTCCAACCTAACTTAAGCTGCCTGAAAGCTGTGTAGTACTTTCCCAGGTTTCTCCGTTCATTAGGCTTCACCCTCACAGGGTGATGCAACTATCTCTGAGTTCTTTGTCATTCTATAAGTAACCTCTCATCCCCAATCTTGAAGGTCACCCCAGTAAAACTCATGTGTCCACTTAGCtttgagatgactcagtgctttAGAGTACTGtgtgctctttcagaagactcacTTTGTATTTCCAGCACCCTCACATGGGCACTCAACCTGTAACCTCAATTCTGCAATGTCCAATGACCTCTGGTTGTCCCTGCTAGCACTAGGttcacacatggtacacagacatacatgcaggaaaaagcaccacaaaaagagaaaacaaacataacctcattggttcaccaagatATACATTGTTGGTTTCCATCTTTggttttcattgattctttatctGCCATTAATGGATGTTTGTAATTTTTTCCACAGGAATAGTGTCAACATCAGTGCTGTAACTGAGTAGTagagtagttttctttctttcatttattcattgttttaagAATATGAGACTGATTTTGAAAGTTCATTTTCTAATACTCATTCCCACATAGTGTTTGATCTCTCCCCACATTGTGTCAACATTAGTTATCATTTCTATTCCTCGTGACTGTCATTATTGCTAGGGCATCATGGAGGCTTAAATGATTCCTGTCTGCTTTGCCTAAAAATTATATaacttgtatgtttgttttggttttagtctGGGTTTGTAATTGTTTGGTCATTTGttacattttacttttacattttttagatTCATAATTTTCAATTTATTACATAATTAGAACTTCTCTCCTCGCCCTTTCCTCTCTACAAATTCTCCCATGCACCTCAATGCTTGCAGGTAAATTCATgacatcttttttcattaatttttattgtatgcatatatgactgtttgtgtacatatataatcATAACTAAATTGCTTAGTCTATAttatgttacttgtatatgtgttttcattGTTGACCATTTGGTGTTCAATAACCAATGAGTGTGATATTCCCAGGgtgagactatttctcctgctctcagaacTCCCCACTTGCCTGTAATTCTCTCTGTAGGGTTGAGGCATTttgggcttttccccatccacttcGGCATGTCCACTGTTCTTTCCTTTGTTCAACTCACATTTGAGATGCCATACTGGTGAGATTTTATAGACAAAACTTCTGgcattgtttgcttattttgaatgaatgaatcccCCTCTAGTCTGGAACTTTGAGATAGGTAGACAAATGCCATTAAGACACATCTTGAGGCTGAAGGACACacccatttgatcctgatagagAGACTgaaagatacacctttaatctgggccacaccttctgctgaaaGCATATAAAAGGACATTGAGATAttaatcatttttctctctgccagTTTGCTGGCATATTTTCTAACTAGCATATCCATTCCTTCACTCATATTCGAGTCTAACTCATTGGGCTTCCAAcacatactgaagaccagctgagacattgaTCCATGGGGACTATGCAACTACTGGATTTTTGGACATTCTGttacagccagccattgttggattaccTGGAAAGAAGCCTGCACATCATTCCAATGAATccctaacatacacacacacacacacacacacacacacacacacacacacacacacacactctctttctaTAAATTCTTTTACATTAGATAACTTTGTCTAATACACTAGGATGAACAATCTCTCACAACTCACTCCCTTGTTCTCTGATTTTTATGATCTTTATATCCTTCCCTTCCTAAATGAAGCTTGATTTTTAGGTACAGGAGTGTTTCAAAGATGTATCCATTGGGCCTGGCTCCTGAACTGTGCATTTTGATTACTTGTGGATTTTTGTAGAGTTCTCTGTTGAAAAGAGTATGTTCATTGATGAGTGGTGAAAACTAATAAACCTGTGGGTACCAAGAAAATGTTTAGTTATATGTTAGGGATTAGggtggtttagtaaagtggtggttgtttCTTGTCTTCCAAGATTCAGGTCTTCATCAGAAATAGTCCTGATATCATGACTTGAAAATTTCCCAAGGTAACTGCACAGCCTACTTAATAGAAATGAAAGATCAACTGGATCTCTTGTTTATTGACATTAATGACATCTATTAAACTAAAATGGAAACTCTTTGTGAAATAGATAAATTTCCAGCTGAAGATAACATACCAAATTTCAACAACATGAAATAAAGATGTACACAGAACACCAGAACCAATGTGACTGAAGGAGGTATAAAATGCCACCTTTAAAACAACTACCTGGCCAGATTGACTGGATTCTATCGGAACTATAGAGAAATACTAACAGCAAAGTTACTTACAATATTTCTTGACAGCAGggtggttgtggcacatgcctttaatcccagtactacagagttcaaagccaaccaggtgatcagagttccaagacagtgaaaccctgcctcaaatacaacaaacaaacaaacaaaaatctttacaCAAAAAGAAGACTCTCCTGACACTTAGTATTACTTGATATTAAACCAGATAATAAGTGGTTCTTGGTGGCATTCTCCTTTTATCCCAGCTTATCAGTGACAGATAAAGGTAGATGTCAGTAAATTCAAGGCTatcattatgtatacagaagagctAGTGCTGTTACACATGGATACCCAGTCTTGAAAAAttgaaaactaaataataaataaaaaataaaccccaaGGCCAGCATGTAAGAGTCCTATAGCAACCACTTCTACCACCTGTTAGACCCTGTAACCTAGAAGACCCATTTCACCACTGAAACACATGGAACCCATCATCCTCCCCCTGACCAACTATCCCGAGCAAAATCAGCTGCCCATAAAAACACAAGCACTATTAGGCACCATTTGGaggaagaggtgagtgactggtcTCCCAGATGAATTATCCCAATCCCTAGGTGCTAAGCCCCAGGACATGTCCCATgaccctcttcttcccttctcagtcACAGAAACCAGGCAGTAGTTAAGAGTCCTAAAGGCAGGCCTCACCACCACTGCCTCCAACCATTGACCTCCAAAGCCTGGCAGGCATCCTCTACCACACAAGCCCACCAAGGCCATCATCTTCCACCTGGCCAACCATCCCTGCCAAAGTTAGTAGCCTCTAGAGGCACAAGCCCCACCTGCACAAATTGGAGTAAGAGGAGTTCCCAGAGGCATAAGCACCACCTGACCAACTGGAAGAAGAGGGTCTTCAGTACCAGAGGTGCAAGCACCACCTGAACCCTTTGGAAGAAGAGcaccagcagccagccagcactaGCCCCTAGAAACACTAGCACCACTGCACCCATTGGAAGAAAAGCAGCCTCCCCATCAACAGCCCTCTAATATCAGCAGATCTAAGCAGCGCAAGTGCTACTCATGCCAGCTGGAAGAACAAGCACTGGCAAAACCTGTACCAGTTAGAACTGAGCTCATAGGCACAAGAACAGCCCACACCAGCCAAAAGAACCGGCTGAAATGCTGGATCCAGGCACTGAAACCCCTACAAACCTCAGTTGAGACAATGTTATTCGACCTGACAACCAGTCAATCACCAGAACCATTGGTCATTcaggccaaaagacaataaagaaaacagacaataaaggaacaaaagacgcATCCAACAATGACATCACAAGAATCAATAACTAttcctataattatcccaaacaCTGGTAGGTAAATGGCAGTGTAAGTATACATTCAACAGCAAAACGTgaaatatggtaccaccagaacctagtgagtCTACAACATCAAGTCCTGAATATCCCAGGatagatgaagcagaagaaaaaaaccttaaaaataactttatgcaGATTATAGAGGCCcctaagaggaaatgaaaaagtcCTTTAAAGAAATGGTGGAAAAGGACGAGCAGAGGCGGGCAGCGCGTGCCGCCCTCAGCCAGTCCCAGCTGCATGCAGCCTTCGGGACCAGGGCCGCCACCCGCGCCGCGCCACGACCCTGCGGCCCCGCGAGTCAGGGAGTCGCCTGGTTTCCAGCGCCTGGCAAGGCCCTGCCTGAGCTGTCGCCACCAGGCGCTCGGTTCCCCGGTGCTGGAGGGGGCGCAAGGCTCCGCGCTTCCAGGGGGCCTCAGGCCCCGGTGCCCGCCAGTGGGGTAGATGGGTGGTTGCCGCGACAAGTTTCCAGCGTCGGATTCCTTGAAATGACGAAGGCTGACCAGCgcctgtttctcttctctctccatcctcccatcGGTTCATGACTCCTCGGAAGGACAGAAAGACAAGCAAAACCTGACTCAGAGGAAGGCTTTGGGGATTGTAGCATCTGCACCTTCAGGAACAGCGCAGAAGCCTTTAAATGCAGCATCTGCGATGTGGGGAAAGGCACCTCCACCAGGAAACCTCGCATCAACTCTCAGCTGGTGGCACAGCAGGTGGCACAGCAGGACGCCACTCCACCTCCCCccgaagaaggagaagaaggagaaggtaGGAAAGCATGACAAAGAGAAACCTGATAAAGACAAGGACATCAGCCCCAGTGTCACCAAGAAAAAcaccaacaagaaaacaaaacccaagtctGATATTCTGAAAGATCCTCCTAGTGAAGCCAACAGTTTACAGTCTGCTAATGTTACAACAAAGACCAGCGAAAGGAATCACACCTCAAGGCCCTGGATGAAGAATGTGGACAGGAGCACCACACAGCAGGTGGCAACTGTGGGCAATGTCACCGTCATTatcacagactttaaaaaaaagactcaatCCTGCTCTAcatcctcctccacagtgacctCCAGTGCAGGGTCAGAACAGCAGATCCAGAGCAGCTCTGGGTCAGAGAGCACAGACAAAGGCTCCTCCCGCTCTTCCACGCCAAAGGGCGACATGTCAGCAGTAAATGACGAATCTTTCTGAAATTGCACAAGGAATTGTGAAACTATGAATCAGGGTATGAGATTCAAACCCTCCACCTGCCCATGCTGCTTGCGCCCTGGAGAGTCTTCTGTGGACGACCTTGTAGTGAGGCTACCAGGAGAGGATGTGCTCCTGAATCtgctttttatattaaaacaaaaaattctgcaGTGCAcaagataaagaaattgtggaagagacaaacaaaaaaaatgaaagaaatcaataaatctcttaaataaAGCCAAGAAGTAACAAGGTGAAGGAAGAGTTCAAgaactgaaaactgaaatagaacaataaagaaaacataaaccgagggaatgctggaaatagaaaatctgggtagatgaacaagaactacagattcaTTCGTAAAAACAGAATACTAGAGGTGGAAGAGAGActttcaggcattgaagatacaatagaggaaatagattcattactcgaagaaaatgttaaacccaacaaattcttaacaaaaaacatccagaaaatctaggacaccatgaaaagaccaaatcacTAAGAATAATGTCAGTAGTAGAAGAATAATTTCAGCTCAAAGGcacataaaaatattcaacaaaatcatagcatAAAACTTTACCAACATAAAAAGGACATGCCCATTAAGATACAAaaagttagggctggagagatggctcacaggttaagagcactggctgcatttccaaggtcttgagttcaattcccagcaaccacaagctGGCTCACTACCATgtttaatgagatctggtgccctctactggcgtgcagggatgcaggcagactGCATACATAAGTAATAAatcttcatgtatatatatatatatatatatatatatatatatatatatatatagcttacagaataccaaatagactggtccaaaagaaaactcccctcctcacattctttctttattctatatttttagtattttgattattaagagttacaaaggaaaaaggctagcagatcagtggtggtgcacacctttaatcccagcacttgggaggcagaggcacgggGAATCCATAAATGCAGGGCATACATGAGAGACATTATTTTTGCTAATTTGGACATGAATGAATCCACTTTTAGTCTGGAATTTCAGACAAGAAGACAAATGCCATTAATCCACATCTTGAGGTTTAAGGACCAATACCTTTGAACAGGATAGAGAGGGTATGCCACGCCTTCTACTTGTAGACGTGGAAAGAGGCATCATGTTGCTCACTGCCCTTTTGTTGGCTCATTTTTTTGTGCTAGCACATCTGTTCTTTCACTGGCactggagcctacttctttggattCCATCATATACTGAAAAAGAGCCACGACAACAAGCCATGTGAACTAAGCAACTGCTAGATTTTTGGACGTCTGTTATAACCAGCAATGGTGGATTAGCTGGACAGCAGCTTGTAAGTCAATACAATAAATTctcattatttataaatataaagaaataaatattcattccataagttgAGTTACagtagagaaccctgactaatacactagTAGACACAATTTCACAACAAAGCTCCAGGTCCTCAGCCTCCTTTAATCATTATATCTCCTCTTCAGGAGTGTTTTACAGATGTGGGCCTGGACTCCAcaattatacattttaatctGTGGTCAATTTTTGAAGTGATAtctgttgaaaagagaagtttccctTATGAGGGGTGAAAGCTAAGATTGCCTGTGGttataaacaaaaatgtttagttattttttaagGATTATGATGGTTTACTAAAATGGTAATTGTTGGTTGTCCTCCAAGATTCTTGTCTTCTCCTGCACCAGTAGTATAGCCAGATTTTCATTACCTGTCATTGTTCTCTTTTGTGAAGTGGGTCTTAAGTTCAATGAGAGAGGTCTGGGTTGTTGTTGTatgatactttgtttgtgtttCAGACAAATATATCTTACCTGGAGATCAAAGTGTAGAGTTAGCCtgtagttaaccacagaggcctggtagtggtggcatacacttttaatcttggtttgggaggaagaagcaggaagatcaggagttcaaggccaccttgggctacatgagattgaatcagtctaagagagaaacacagctgggtggtggtggttcacacctttaaagAGACAGGGATATAAGGCCAGTGGAGAAATGATTTTTCCCATTCAGTCTTAGAATATGTAGAGACAGGTTGCCTCCAGACTGAgtttgagatttcatagaggtaagaattctctggtggctggctgttctccttctctgatatttcagtttTATCCCTCAATATCTGACTATGGGTTTTTTAAATAATGCTAATTGGGATTTCAATTCAGCttaccaccaaggtatgcttGCCACTACTACTTTCTTAGGGCTATTGTACCAGGATGAcagttgatgtggttcataggtatcataGGACTTTTGTTTGTCTCACtgctttggaagcttgcatggtccTTCTGAAACCATGAAAGCTATTCCTCATCCAGCAATTTAcagtattattatttatttattttttttggtttttcgagacagggtttctctgtgtagctttgcgcctttcctggagctcacttggtagcccgggctggcctcgaactcacagagatctgcctggctctgcctcccgagtgctgggattaaaggcgtgcgccaccaacgcccggcagcaatttacattattttgagacaatatctctgtgtctttctcctttcctagtCTCACTGTATAAAtgtcactggccttgaactcagatttcCCTAGCCCAAGTCTCTGAAGTGCTTGGGTAAAGGGCATGCATAACCTTGGTGAACTGTACATAActttttgtaattattattttttgttattttctctgtagcttttgctgacctagaactcactctgtagaccagactggccttgaaatcacagagtctGTCTGTggctacctcctgagtgctgagattaaagctgttCGCCAATACCACTTGTCCTGTTACCATGTCTTGACAATTATACAAGGTAACTGCACAGCCTCCATGATAGAAATGAATGAACAACTGGATCTCTTGTTACCTGACGTTAAAGAGTTTTGTTACACTAAATTGGAAACTCTAATTGAAACAGATGAATATAACACACTAAATTAAAACAACAtgaaataatatgtaaataaatatgtaaacagaACATCAGTTGCAATGTGACTGAGGCCAGTATAAAATG from Peromyscus leucopus breed LL Stock unplaced genomic scaffold, UCI_PerLeu_2.1 scaffold_1199, whole genome shotgun sequence harbors:
- the LOC114686989 gene encoding LOW QUALITY PROTEIN: RING1 and YY1-binding protein-like (The sequence of the model RefSeq protein was modified relative to this genomic sequence to represent the inferred CDS: deleted 1 base in 1 codon), yielding MKKSFKEMVEKDEQRRAARAALSQSQLHAAFGTRAATRAAPRPCGPASQGVAWFPAPGKALPELSPPGARFPGAGGGARLRASRGPQAPVPASGVDGWLPRQVSSVGFLEMTKADQRLTERQAKPDSEEGFGDCSICTFRNSAEAFKCSICDVGKGTSTRKPRINSQLVAQQVAQQDATPPPPKKEKKEKVGKHDKEKPDKDKDISPSVTKKNTNKKTKPKSDILKDPPSEANSLQSANVTTKTSERNHTSRPWMKNVDRSTTQQVATVGNVTVIITDFKKKTQSCSTSSSTVTSSAGSEQQIQSSSGSESTDKGSSRSSTPKGDMSAVNDESF